The Cuculus canorus isolate bCucCan1 chromosome 36, bCucCan1.pri, whole genome shotgun sequence genome includes a window with the following:
- the LOC104063831 gene encoding retinal guanylyl cyclase 1 isoform X1 — protein sequence MRPHGDLARGGISHGFSCNGFISSGGISHGFISNGFMSHGGIFSHGGISYTFISHHGISDGDNSHGGISNGFISNGFISSGDISHCGISHGDNSRDGISDGFISNSFISPGDISHGDISHGGISNGFISCGDVSLHDNSCGDISYCDISPGGGISDGHVVSGGISSHGDTSQDGDISPGGGISSSDDISYGGGISHDLISHHGGTSQGGGTSHDSDSHGGGISHGDIAHDGTFHGDIAHDDVPFHHDPSQGGDTFHSGISQGGGTSLDGGTFHDGTFHGGTSEGGDAPHDSVPLHDDPSQDGDTFHGDVPQGGGTSRGHDVRHDGVAFHDDPSQGGGTSEGGDVPHDGAPFHDGAPRGGVPFPSVPSRPLRPLRGAISATFLLRLSHHPRWPPHLLVLLLVLLHPCPTLEATFKVGVLGPWTCDPILAWALPEVASRLAVARLNRDPTFNQGYWWDAVVLTEACQSPQAVTGLLNVDRYATALVGPLNPATCRAAGLLAVVWNKPLTSWSCLGDGEALETLVNPMPEAVGVLHAVLRYFRWAHVAVVAAPQDLWREVGQGLAQELRAKGLPVTVVTTAGADEDQAHEALKRVQRADGVRVVVMCMHSVLLGGEEQRVLLEKAEDLGMTDGTYVFIPYDALTFPLPYRRRPYPILGNNTKLRLAYDAVLTITIDSPEVAFHEALDQAKEAYEIPNHIDPMQVHPLFATIYNSIFFLAKAVESTRQSGRWVMGTTVAENVRDFHLDGFCQSFSVNEDGDVNVPYVVLDTDGKGNHLWPVYGLEPGTRGLGYRGHSVHWPHSSSPATDAGCWFDSGSICNGGVDATFVLLIFLLISALVAAGAALACFIRRRLQEAQMMKGPNKIILTMEDLTFINTQSSKKVDGSRTSLAGRSGGDTKSVTAGPDNTNVAIVEGADNAKGDGQLPLLLLLFNQQGLVASVQGDWVWLKKFPGDQHSEVKPATKLAFCKLRDLRHENVNLFLGFFHDCGIFAVVSEHGARGSLEDLLRNQDMKLDWMFKSSLLIDLIKGVRYLHHRGVVHGRLKSRNCVVDGRFVLKVTDHGYNELLEAQRLPAPPPQPHERLWTAPELLRDAGLERRGSQRGDVFGIGIIMQEVVCRSAPYCMLGLPPHEIIEKVARPPPLCRPAVSADQAPLECIHLMKQCWAEQPEKRPTIDQVFDQFKGINKGRKTNIIDSMLRMLEQYSSNLEDLIRERTEELEIEKQKTDRLLTQMLPPSVAKALKMGTPVEPEYFEEVTLYFSDIVGFTTISAMSEPIEVVDLLNDLYTLFDAIIGSHDVYKVETIGDAYMVASGLPKRNGNRHAGEIANMSLDILSSVGTFKMRHMPEVPVRIRIGLHSGPCVAGVVGLTMPRYCLFGDTVNTASRMESTGLPYRIHVNARTVAILLALQEGFKLDIRGKTELKGKGVEDTYWLVGREGFTKPIPTPPDLLPGASNHGISLDEIPLERRKKLEKARPGMVLK from the exons ATGAGGCCCCACGGGGACCTCGCCCGTGGTGGCATCTCCCATGGCTTCAGCTGCAATGGTTTCATCTCCTCTGGTGGCATCTCCCATGGCTTCATCTCCAATGGCTTCATGTCCCATGGTGGCATCTTCTCCCATGGTGGCATCTCCTACACCTTCATCTCCCATCATGGCATCTCTGATGGGGACAACTCCCATGGTGGCATCTCCAATGGCTTCATCTCCAATGGCTTCATCTCCTCTGGTGACATCTCCCATTGTGGCATCTCCCATGGGGACAACTCCCGTGATGGCATCTCCGATGGCTTCATCTCCAATAGCTTCATCTCTCCTGGTGACATCTCCCATGGGGACATCTCCCATGGTGGCATCTCCAATGGCTTCATCTCCTGTGGTGACGTCTCCCTCCATGACAACTCATGTGGTGACATCTCCTATTGTGACATCTCCCctggtggtggcatctccgATGGTCACGTCGTCTCTGGTGGCATCTCCTCCCATGGTGACACCTCCCAGGACGGTGACATCTCCCctggtggtggcatctcctcCAGCGATGACATCTCCtatggtggtggcatctcccatGACCTCATCTCCCACCATGGCGGCACCTCCCAAGGTGGTGGCACCTCCCATGATAGTGACTCccatggtggtggcatctcccacGGTGACATCGCCCATGATGGCACCTTCCATGGTGACATCGCCCATGATGATGTCCCATTCCATCATGACCCCTCCCAAGGTGGTGACACCTTCCATAGTGGCATCTCTCAAGGTGGTGGCACCTCTTTAGATGGTGGCACCTTCCACGATGGCACCTTCCACGGTGGCACCTCTGAAGGTGGTGATGCCCCCCATGACAGTGTCCCTCTCCACGATGACCCCTCCCAAGATGGTGACACCTTCCATGGGGACGTCCCTCAAGGTGGTGGCACCTCCCGAGGTCATGACGTCCGCCATGACGGTGTCGCCTTCCACGATGACCCCTCCCAAGGCGGTGGCACCTCTGAAGGTGGCGACGTCCCCCACGATGGTGCCCCCTTCCATGATGGTGCCCCCCGAGGTGGTGTCCCcttcccctctgtcccctcccgCCCCCTCCGTCCCCTGCGTGGTGCCATCTCCGCCACCTTCCTCCTCCGCTTGTCCCACCACCCGCGGTGGCCTCCTCACCTCCTCGttctcctcctcgtcctcctccacCCTTGTCCCACCCTGGAGGCCACCTTCAAGGTGGGCGTTTTGGGCCCTTGGACCTGCGATCCCATCTTGGCTTGGGCTCTCCCGGAGGTGGCCTCAAGGTTGGCCGTCGCCCGCCTCAACCGTGACCCGACCTTCAACCAAGGTTACTGGTGGGACGCCGTGGTCTTGACCGAAGCTTGTCAGAGCCCTCAAGCGGTGACGGGACTCCTCAACGTTGACCGTTACGCCACCGCTTTGGTGGGACCTCTCAACCCAGCGACTTGTAGAGCCGCCGGACTTCTGGCGGTGGTTTGGAACAAACCGTTGACCTCTTGGAGCTGTTTGGGTGATGGAGAAGCGTTGGAGACGTTGGTCAATCCGATGCCGGAAGCCGTTGGGGTCCTTCACGCCGTTCTTCGGTATTTCCGATGGGCTCACGTGgccgtggtggctgccccgCAGGACCTCTGGAGGGAGGTGGGACAGGGTTTGGCCCAAGAGCTGAGGGCCAAGGGGTTGCCCGTCACCGTGGTCACCACCGCCGGAGCAGACGAGGATCAGGCCCACGAAGCTCTGAAGAGGGTACAGAGGGCCGATGGCGTCCGAG TGGTGGTGATGTGTATGCACTCGGTTCTTCTGGGCGGTGAGGAGCAACGGGTCCTCCTGGAGAAGGCCGAGGACTTGGGTATGACCGACGGCACCTACGTCTTCATCCCCTACGACGCCCTCACCTTCCCGTTGCCGTACCGCCGGCGGCCATACCCCATCCTGGGCAACAACACCAAACTACGCTTGGCCTACGACGCCGTCCTCACCATCACCATCGACTCGCCCGAGGTGGCCTTCCACGAGGCCTTGGACCAGGCCAAGGAAGCCTATGAGATCCCCAACCACATTGACCCCATGCAG GTCCACCCTCTCTTTGCCACCATCTACAACTCCATCTTCTTCTTGGCCAAAGCGGTGGAGAGCACCCGGCAGAGCGGCCGATGGGTGATGGGCACCACCGTGGCCGAGAACGTCCGTGATTTCCACCTGGATGGTTTCTGCCAGAGCTTCTCGGTCAACGAAGATGGAGATGTCAACGTCCCTTACGTGGTCTTGGACACCGATGGGAAGGGCAACCACTTGTGGCCGGTTTATGGCCTCGAACCGGGGACACGAGGTCTCGGCTACCGAGGTCACAGCGTCCATTGGCCCCACAGCTCCAGCCCGGCCACCGACGCCGGTTGTTGGTTTGACTCAGGCTCCATCTGCAACGGAG ggGTGGACGCCACCTTCGTCCTCTTGatcttcctcctcatctccgCGCTGGTGGCCGCCGGCGCCGCTCTGGCCTGTTTCATCCG GCGGCGTCTCCAGGAGGCTCAGATGATGAAGGGTCCCAACAAGATCATCCTCACCATGGAGGACCTCACCTTCATCAACACCCAGAGCAGCAAAAAG GTGGACGGCAGCCGGACCAGCTTGGCCGGTCGCAGCGGTGGTGACACCAAGAGCGTGACAGCAGGTCCCGACAACACCAACGTGGCCATCGTCGAG GGCGCCGATAACGCCAAGGGCGATGGGCAGCTgcccctcctgctcctcttgtTTAACCAGCAGGGCCTTGTCGCCTCCGTGCAG GGGGACTGGGTCTGGTTGAAGAAGTTCCCAGGAGATCAGCACAGTGAGGTGAAACCGGCCACCAAGTTGGCCTTCTGCAAG CTCCGGGACCTTCGTCACGAGAATGTCAACCTCTTCCTGGGCTTCTTCCACGACTGCGGGATCTTCGCGGTGGTGTCGGAGCACGGAGCCCGCGGCAGTCTGGAGGACCTCCTGCGCAACCAGGACATGAAGCTTGACTGGATGTTCAAGTCCTCCCTCCTCATCGACCTCATCAAG GGCGTTCGGTACCTCCACCACCGCGGTGTTGTCCACGGGCGCCTCAAGTCCCGCAACTGCGTGGTGGACGGACGCTTTGTGCTGAAGGTCACCGACCACGGCTACAACGAACTCCTGGAGGCCCAACGGCTGCCGGCGCCACCACCACAGCCCCACG AGCGCCTCTGGACGGCTCCGGAGCTGCTGCGCGACGCGGGGTTGGAGCGACGCGGCTCCCAACGCGGAGACGTCTTCGGCATTGGGATCATCATGCAGGAGGTCGTGTGCCGCAGCGCCCCCTACTGCATGCTCGGCCTCCCGCCCCACG AGATCATCGAGAAGGTGGCGCGCCCCCCCCCGCTGTGCCGCCCGGCGGTGTCGGCGGATCAGGCGCCGCTCGAGTGTATCCATCTCATGAAGCAGTGTTGGGCTGAACAGCCCGAGAAGCGCCCCACCATCGACCAAGTGTTCGATCAG TTCAAGGGCATCAACAAAGGCCGGAAGACCAACATCATCGACTCGATGCTGCGGATGTTGGAGCAATATTCCAGTAATTTGGAGGACCTCATCCGTGAGAGAACTGAAGAGTTGGAGATCGAGAAGCAGAAAACCGACCGCCTCCTCACCCAGATGCTGCCGCC GTCGGTGGCCAAGGCCTTGAAGATGGGGACACCGGTGGAGCCCGAGTACTTCGAGGAGGTCACCCTCTACTTCAGCGACATCGTGGGCTTCACCACCATCTCGGCCATGAGTGAACCCATCGAGGTGGTCGATCTCCTCAACGACCTCTACACTCTCTTCGATGCCATCATCGGCTCCCACGACGTCTACAAG GTGGAGACCATCGGGGACGCCTACATGGTGGCCTCGGGGCTGCCCAAACGCAACGGGAACCGTCACGCCGGAGAGATCGCCAATATGTCCCTCGACATCCTCAGCTCCGTCGGCACCTTCAAGATGCGCCACATGCCCGAAGTGCCCGTCCGCATCCGCATCGGCCTCCACTCCG GGCCCTGCGTGGCAGGAGTTGTGGGGCTGACGATGCCGCGTTATTGCCTCTTCGGGGACACAGTGAACACGGCCTCCAGGATGGAATCCACGGGGCTGC cataCCGGATCCACGTCAACGCGCGCACGGTGGCCATTTTGCTGGCGCTGCAGGAGGGCTTCAAGCTCGACATCAGGGGCAAAACCGAGCTCAAG GGCAAAGGCGTGGAGGACACGTACTGGTTGGTGGGACGCGAGGGCTTCACCAaacccatccccaccccccccgACCTCCTGCCGGG GGCGAGCAACCACGGGATAAGCCTGGATGAGATCCCGCTGGAGCGGAGGAAGAAATTGGAAAAGGCGCGGCCGGGGATGGTCCTCAAGTAG
- the ZNHIT1 gene encoding zinc finger HIT domain-containing protein 1 produces the protein MSPVTPAPCGKGCASLSSWRHSQDGGGTPTMPATTWRSLPPSLAPLTRCRRVPQDGGDSLNTAAPSPSFSRPSQDGSRQRGRKSLCLRAEVASLRAEVSPLRAEAAAKMGEKKASGRVPEAAQRRVLDRAARQRRLSRQLEALENDNFGDDPQAGLPRPGKRLPHFADTAETGKKKKKTRGDHFKVRFRKNFQALLEEQNLSASEGPNYVTACAAPSRLPARHFCAVCGFPCGYACAACGARFCSARCLGTHHDTRCLKWTV, from the exons ATGTCTCCCGTAACGCCGGCTCCGTGCGGAAAAGGCTGCGCTTCCCTTTCTTCTTGGCGCCActcccaagatggcggcgggaCACCCACTATGCCTGCGACTACATGGCGGAGCCTCCCTCCATCTTTGGCGCCGCTCACCAGGTGCCGGCGGGTCCCCCAAGATGGCGGGGACTCACTCAACACGGCggctccttccccctccttttcgCGCCCCTCCCAAGATGGCAGTAGGCAGCGCGGACGGAAGTCGCTATGCCTAAGGGCGGAAGTAGCGTCCCTTCGGGCGGAAGTGAGCCCGCTGCGGGCGGAAGCGGCGGCCAAGATGGGCGAGAAGAAGGCGTCGG GCCGCGTCCCGGAGGCAGCGCAGCGGCGGGTCTTGGACCGCGCGGCCCGGCAGCGCCGCCTCAGCCGCCAGCTCGAGGCCCTCGAGAACGACAACTTCGGCGACGACCCCCAAGCGGGGCTGCCGCGGCCCGGGAAGCGCCTCCCGCACTTCGCAGACACCGCCGAGACCg ggaaaaagaagaagaagacgCGTGGTGACCACTTCAAAGTGCGCTTTCGCAAGAACTTTCAGGcactgctggaggagcag AACCTGAGCGCCTCGGAGGGACCCAACTACGTGACGGCGTGCGCGGCGCCTTCGCGGCTCCCGGCGCGGCACTTCTGCGCCGTCTGCGGGTTCCCCTGCGGCTACGCCTGCGCTGCCTGCGGGGCCCGATTCTGCAGCGCCCGCTGCCTCGGCACCCACCACGACACCcg gTGCCTCAAGTGGACGGTGTGA
- the LOC104063831 gene encoding retinal guanylyl cyclase 1 isoform X2, which yields MRPHGDLARGGISHGFSCNGFISSGGISHGFISNGFMSHGGIFSHGGISYTFISHHGISDGDNSHGGISNGFISNGFISSGDISHCGISHGDNSRDGISDGFISNSFISPGDISHGDISHGGISNGFISCGDVSLHDNSCGDISYCDISPGGGISDGHVVSGGISSHGDTSQDGDISPGGGISSSDDISYGGGISHDLISHHGGTSQGGGTSHDSDSHGGGISHGDIAHDGTFHGDIAHDDVPFHHDPSQGGDTFHSGISQGGGTSLDGGTFHDGTFHGGTSEGGDAPHDSVPLHDDPSQDGDTFHGDVPQGGGTSRGHDVRHDGVAFHDDPSQGGGTSEGGDVPHDGAPFHDGAPRGGVPFPSVPSRPLRPLRGAISATFLLRLSHHPRWPPHLLVLLLVLLHPCPTLEATFKVGVLGPWTCDPILAWALPEVASRLAVARLNRDPTFNQGYWWDAVVLTEACQSPQAVTGLLNVDRYATALVGPLNPATCRAAGLLAVVWNKPLTSWSCLGDGEALETLVNPMPEAVGVLHAVLRYFRWAHVAVVAAPQDLWREVGQGLAQELRAKGLPVTVVTTAGADEDQAHEALKRVQRADGVRVVVMCMHSVLLGGEEQRVLLEKAEDLGMTDGTYVFIPYDALTFPLPYRRRPYPILGNNTKLRLAYDAVLTITIDSPEVAFHEALDQAKEAYEIPNHIDPMQVHPLFATIYNSIFFLAKAVESTRQSGRWVMGTTVAENVRDFHLDGFCQSFSVNEDGDVNVPYVVLDTDGKGNHLWPVYGLEPGTRGLGYRGHSVHWPHSSSPATDAGCWFDSGSICNGGVDATFVLLIFLLISALVAAGAALACFIRRRLQEAQMMKGPNKIILTMEDLTFINTQSSKKVDGSRTSLAGRSGGDTKSVTAGPDNTNVAIVEGDWVWLKKFPGDQHSEVKPATKLAFCKLRDLRHENVNLFLGFFHDCGIFAVVSEHGARGSLEDLLRNQDMKLDWMFKSSLLIDLIKGVRYLHHRGVVHGRLKSRNCVVDGRFVLKVTDHGYNELLEAQRLPAPPPQPHERLWTAPELLRDAGLERRGSQRGDVFGIGIIMQEVVCRSAPYCMLGLPPHEIIEKVARPPPLCRPAVSADQAPLECIHLMKQCWAEQPEKRPTIDQVFDQFKGINKGRKTNIIDSMLRMLEQYSSNLEDLIRERTEELEIEKQKTDRLLTQMLPPSVAKALKMGTPVEPEYFEEVTLYFSDIVGFTTISAMSEPIEVVDLLNDLYTLFDAIIGSHDVYKVETIGDAYMVASGLPKRNGNRHAGEIANMSLDILSSVGTFKMRHMPEVPVRIRIGLHSGPCVAGVVGLTMPRYCLFGDTVNTASRMESTGLPYRIHVNARTVAILLALQEGFKLDIRGKTELKGKGVEDTYWLVGREGFTKPIPTPPDLLPGASNHGISLDEIPLERRKKLEKARPGMVLK from the exons ATGAGGCCCCACGGGGACCTCGCCCGTGGTGGCATCTCCCATGGCTTCAGCTGCAATGGTTTCATCTCCTCTGGTGGCATCTCCCATGGCTTCATCTCCAATGGCTTCATGTCCCATGGTGGCATCTTCTCCCATGGTGGCATCTCCTACACCTTCATCTCCCATCATGGCATCTCTGATGGGGACAACTCCCATGGTGGCATCTCCAATGGCTTCATCTCCAATGGCTTCATCTCCTCTGGTGACATCTCCCATTGTGGCATCTCCCATGGGGACAACTCCCGTGATGGCATCTCCGATGGCTTCATCTCCAATAGCTTCATCTCTCCTGGTGACATCTCCCATGGGGACATCTCCCATGGTGGCATCTCCAATGGCTTCATCTCCTGTGGTGACGTCTCCCTCCATGACAACTCATGTGGTGACATCTCCTATTGTGACATCTCCCctggtggtggcatctccgATGGTCACGTCGTCTCTGGTGGCATCTCCTCCCATGGTGACACCTCCCAGGACGGTGACATCTCCCctggtggtggcatctcctcCAGCGATGACATCTCCtatggtggtggcatctcccatGACCTCATCTCCCACCATGGCGGCACCTCCCAAGGTGGTGGCACCTCCCATGATAGTGACTCccatggtggtggcatctcccacGGTGACATCGCCCATGATGGCACCTTCCATGGTGACATCGCCCATGATGATGTCCCATTCCATCATGACCCCTCCCAAGGTGGTGACACCTTCCATAGTGGCATCTCTCAAGGTGGTGGCACCTCTTTAGATGGTGGCACCTTCCACGATGGCACCTTCCACGGTGGCACCTCTGAAGGTGGTGATGCCCCCCATGACAGTGTCCCTCTCCACGATGACCCCTCCCAAGATGGTGACACCTTCCATGGGGACGTCCCTCAAGGTGGTGGCACCTCCCGAGGTCATGACGTCCGCCATGACGGTGTCGCCTTCCACGATGACCCCTCCCAAGGCGGTGGCACCTCTGAAGGTGGCGACGTCCCCCACGATGGTGCCCCCTTCCATGATGGTGCCCCCCGAGGTGGTGTCCCcttcccctctgtcccctcccgCCCCCTCCGTCCCCTGCGTGGTGCCATCTCCGCCACCTTCCTCCTCCGCTTGTCCCACCACCCGCGGTGGCCTCCTCACCTCCTCGttctcctcctcgtcctcctccacCCTTGTCCCACCCTGGAGGCCACCTTCAAGGTGGGCGTTTTGGGCCCTTGGACCTGCGATCCCATCTTGGCTTGGGCTCTCCCGGAGGTGGCCTCAAGGTTGGCCGTCGCCCGCCTCAACCGTGACCCGACCTTCAACCAAGGTTACTGGTGGGACGCCGTGGTCTTGACCGAAGCTTGTCAGAGCCCTCAAGCGGTGACGGGACTCCTCAACGTTGACCGTTACGCCACCGCTTTGGTGGGACCTCTCAACCCAGCGACTTGTAGAGCCGCCGGACTTCTGGCGGTGGTTTGGAACAAACCGTTGACCTCTTGGAGCTGTTTGGGTGATGGAGAAGCGTTGGAGACGTTGGTCAATCCGATGCCGGAAGCCGTTGGGGTCCTTCACGCCGTTCTTCGGTATTTCCGATGGGCTCACGTGgccgtggtggctgccccgCAGGACCTCTGGAGGGAGGTGGGACAGGGTTTGGCCCAAGAGCTGAGGGCCAAGGGGTTGCCCGTCACCGTGGTCACCACCGCCGGAGCAGACGAGGATCAGGCCCACGAAGCTCTGAAGAGGGTACAGAGGGCCGATGGCGTCCGAG TGGTGGTGATGTGTATGCACTCGGTTCTTCTGGGCGGTGAGGAGCAACGGGTCCTCCTGGAGAAGGCCGAGGACTTGGGTATGACCGACGGCACCTACGTCTTCATCCCCTACGACGCCCTCACCTTCCCGTTGCCGTACCGCCGGCGGCCATACCCCATCCTGGGCAACAACACCAAACTACGCTTGGCCTACGACGCCGTCCTCACCATCACCATCGACTCGCCCGAGGTGGCCTTCCACGAGGCCTTGGACCAGGCCAAGGAAGCCTATGAGATCCCCAACCACATTGACCCCATGCAG GTCCACCCTCTCTTTGCCACCATCTACAACTCCATCTTCTTCTTGGCCAAAGCGGTGGAGAGCACCCGGCAGAGCGGCCGATGGGTGATGGGCACCACCGTGGCCGAGAACGTCCGTGATTTCCACCTGGATGGTTTCTGCCAGAGCTTCTCGGTCAACGAAGATGGAGATGTCAACGTCCCTTACGTGGTCTTGGACACCGATGGGAAGGGCAACCACTTGTGGCCGGTTTATGGCCTCGAACCGGGGACACGAGGTCTCGGCTACCGAGGTCACAGCGTCCATTGGCCCCACAGCTCCAGCCCGGCCACCGACGCCGGTTGTTGGTTTGACTCAGGCTCCATCTGCAACGGAG ggGTGGACGCCACCTTCGTCCTCTTGatcttcctcctcatctccgCGCTGGTGGCCGCCGGCGCCGCTCTGGCCTGTTTCATCCG GCGGCGTCTCCAGGAGGCTCAGATGATGAAGGGTCCCAACAAGATCATCCTCACCATGGAGGACCTCACCTTCATCAACACCCAGAGCAGCAAAAAG GTGGACGGCAGCCGGACCAGCTTGGCCGGTCGCAGCGGTGGTGACACCAAGAGCGTGACAGCAGGTCCCGACAACACCAACGTGGCCATCGTCGAG GGGGACTGGGTCTGGTTGAAGAAGTTCCCAGGAGATCAGCACAGTGAGGTGAAACCGGCCACCAAGTTGGCCTTCTGCAAG CTCCGGGACCTTCGTCACGAGAATGTCAACCTCTTCCTGGGCTTCTTCCACGACTGCGGGATCTTCGCGGTGGTGTCGGAGCACGGAGCCCGCGGCAGTCTGGAGGACCTCCTGCGCAACCAGGACATGAAGCTTGACTGGATGTTCAAGTCCTCCCTCCTCATCGACCTCATCAAG GGCGTTCGGTACCTCCACCACCGCGGTGTTGTCCACGGGCGCCTCAAGTCCCGCAACTGCGTGGTGGACGGACGCTTTGTGCTGAAGGTCACCGACCACGGCTACAACGAACTCCTGGAGGCCCAACGGCTGCCGGCGCCACCACCACAGCCCCACG AGCGCCTCTGGACGGCTCCGGAGCTGCTGCGCGACGCGGGGTTGGAGCGACGCGGCTCCCAACGCGGAGACGTCTTCGGCATTGGGATCATCATGCAGGAGGTCGTGTGCCGCAGCGCCCCCTACTGCATGCTCGGCCTCCCGCCCCACG AGATCATCGAGAAGGTGGCGCGCCCCCCCCCGCTGTGCCGCCCGGCGGTGTCGGCGGATCAGGCGCCGCTCGAGTGTATCCATCTCATGAAGCAGTGTTGGGCTGAACAGCCCGAGAAGCGCCCCACCATCGACCAAGTGTTCGATCAG TTCAAGGGCATCAACAAAGGCCGGAAGACCAACATCATCGACTCGATGCTGCGGATGTTGGAGCAATATTCCAGTAATTTGGAGGACCTCATCCGTGAGAGAACTGAAGAGTTGGAGATCGAGAAGCAGAAAACCGACCGCCTCCTCACCCAGATGCTGCCGCC GTCGGTGGCCAAGGCCTTGAAGATGGGGACACCGGTGGAGCCCGAGTACTTCGAGGAGGTCACCCTCTACTTCAGCGACATCGTGGGCTTCACCACCATCTCGGCCATGAGTGAACCCATCGAGGTGGTCGATCTCCTCAACGACCTCTACACTCTCTTCGATGCCATCATCGGCTCCCACGACGTCTACAAG GTGGAGACCATCGGGGACGCCTACATGGTGGCCTCGGGGCTGCCCAAACGCAACGGGAACCGTCACGCCGGAGAGATCGCCAATATGTCCCTCGACATCCTCAGCTCCGTCGGCACCTTCAAGATGCGCCACATGCCCGAAGTGCCCGTCCGCATCCGCATCGGCCTCCACTCCG GGCCCTGCGTGGCAGGAGTTGTGGGGCTGACGATGCCGCGTTATTGCCTCTTCGGGGACACAGTGAACACGGCCTCCAGGATGGAATCCACGGGGCTGC cataCCGGATCCACGTCAACGCGCGCACGGTGGCCATTTTGCTGGCGCTGCAGGAGGGCTTCAAGCTCGACATCAGGGGCAAAACCGAGCTCAAG GGCAAAGGCGTGGAGGACACGTACTGGTTGGTGGGACGCGAGGGCTTCACCAaacccatccccaccccccccgACCTCCTGCCGGG GGCGAGCAACCACGGGATAAGCCTGGATGAGATCCCGCTGGAGCGGAGGAAGAAATTGGAAAAGGCGCGGCCGGGGATGGTCCTCAAGTAG
- the TRAPPC1 gene encoding trafficking protein particle complex subunit 1 — MTVHNLYIFDRGGTCLHYSEWHRRRGAGIPREEEFKLMFGMLFSLRSFVTKMSPTDMRDGFISFHTSKYRLHYYETPTGLRLALNTDPGVTSAREALQHIYSHLFVELVVKNPLCPPRQPVQSELFRSRLDAFVRGLPFFGPRPA, encoded by the exons ATGACGGTGCACAACCTGTACATCTTCGACCGGGGGGGGACGTGTCTGCACTACAGCGAATGGCACCGGCGCCGCGGGGCGGGGATCCCCCGCGAGGag GAGTTTAAGCTGATGTTCGGAATGCTCTTCTCCCTCCGCTCCTTCGTCACCAAAATGAGCCCCACTGATAT GCGGGACGGCTTCATCTCCTTCCACACCTCCAAATATCGGCTCCACTACTATGAGACGCCAACGGGGCTGCGGTTGGCGCTCAACACGGATCCCGGCGTCACCAGCGCCCGCGAAGCCCTTCAGCACATCTACAGCCAC TTGTTCGTGGAACTCGTGGTGAAgaaccccctgtgccccccccggCAGCCGGTGCAGAGTGAGCTCTTCCGCTCCCGCCTCGACGCCTTCGTCCGGGGGCTCCCCTTTTTCGGGCCCCGCCCCGCCTGA